The DNA window GGTCGCGCGCCTCGCGAAGGATGGAGGCGGCCGGGCGGCTGCGGTACTCGCCACGCAGCTTCGGGATGATGCAGAAGGCGCACTTGTAGTTGCAGCCTTCGGCGATCTTGACGTACGCGAAGTGCGACGGGGTGGTGAGCGTGCGAGGCGTCAGGTCGTCGTAGATGTAGGTGGGGCTGGCGCGGAGGCGGGAAGCCCTGCGCCGACCGCCGATCTCGGGCTGCGCCGGCTCGACGGGGGGCGCCGACTTCCGATGGAGCGTCAGAGGATGGACCGCCTGGACAATGCCCGGGATCTCGCCGGTGCCGAGAATCGCATCGACCTCGGGGATCGTCTTCTCGAGTTCGTCGCGGTAGCGCTCGGCCATGCAGCCGGTCACGACCAGCCGCTGGCATCTGCCGGTCTTCTTGTGCTGGGCCATCTCGAGGATGGCGTCGATCGACTCCCGGCGCGCCGACTCGATGAACGAGCAGGTGTTGACGACCAGCACGTCCGCATCGGCGGCCTCCGGTGTGAACGTGTGGCCCGCCTGCTGCGCGAGGCCGATCATCACTTCCGAATCGACCAGGTTCTTCGGACAGCCGAGGGAGACGAATCCTATCTTCATACCGCTGCGACGACCTCTTCGAACCGGCGTCGAACCAGGACGGTCCGCTCGAGCACCTCGCGCGGCGTGCTGGTGTTGGCCACCTCGAAGAGGATGAGACCCTCGTAGCCCACCTTTTGCAACGACATCAGGGCGGTCGGCCAGTCGATCCTTCCGTCGAATGGAACGAGGTGGTCGTCCTGTTTGCCGCCGTTGTCGTGCACGTGTGTGGTGACGATCTCACCGCCGACGATCTCGATCGCGTCGGTGAGGTCGCCCATGAGGAACGCGTGCCCGAGGTCGAGGCAGATACCCGCGCCGGGCGACGGCAGATCCAGGTCTTCCTCGAGCATCCGGACGATGGCGCTTGCCGCCGACAGCTTGTTCGGGATCACCTCGACCGCCACCTGAACGCCCAGGGGAGCCGCTGCGGCGACAATCTCCTCGATGCTCCGCTCTGCCGCGCCCCGCGTGTTGGCATCATGCGGGGGCTTGAGGTCGTCCGGGATTCCAAGATGGACGACCAGGTACTTGAACGGAACGGAGCGCGCCAGCTGCACGGCCGCGATCGCCTCTGCCACGGCGTGGACGCGGACCTGTTCGGCGCCAGCCGCGGTGGAGAGCGGAGGGCCCCACTGGCCGTTCAGCCGGTGCTCGACGATCGGCGCATGGACCGAGTGCAACTTCAGGCCCGTCTCCCTCAGCCAATCGCCCAGTTGCACGGCTGCCGTCTCGCTTCGATAGTCGAAGTGACCGATCGTGGCGAACAGCTCCACCTCGCGAAAGCCGAACTCGGCGATCTCGCGCAGATGGTCCTGACTCAACGGCCATTCGTGGTAGAGATGGGTCGAGATGCCGAAGCGCACGGAGTCACTGCTCCTCTTTGCGGAAACAACGCTTCATTCTATCGCAACCCGCGGGGGCGCTTGCCCTTGCAGCCCGTCTATGGGCTGCTAGGCCAGCGCCTCCACGAAAGTGGCGAGCAGCTCGCGAAGCCGACCGAACCGCGGGTAGCGCTGGAGATTGCGGCGGACATGGCGCAACGTGCGCGGCATGTACTGGATATAGACGGTGTTCTGCCGCGTGGTCGTCTGATAGCCGAACGTGCCGAGCGCCTTGAGGTTCCGCTGCAGCGCCATCAGATCGAACCGGCGCCGGAAGTCGGCCTGGTACGCCCCGAACGACCCGGCCTCGCCGTCACGCCCGTGGCGGCCGCGCAGCGCCAGGAAGAACGCGACCAGATCCTCAACCGTCTCCTCGGTGAAGTCCACGTAGGAATCGCGTAGGAGGGAGGCGAGGTCGTAGGTGTCGGGCCCCAACCGCGCGTCCTGGAAATCGATGATGTACAGCTCGTCCTGATGGGGCATCAGGTTGCGGCTGTGGTAGTCGCGGTGACAGAGCACCTGCGGCTCCGCGGCAAGTTCATCGACGATCGGCTTCCATTCCTCTCGGATCGCCGTGCGCGTGGGCGTCGGTACCTCGAGACCCCGGTACGCCTCGATGAAGTGCTTGACGAAGAACTCCAGTTCCCACGTCAGCTTCTCGACGTCGAACGCGAGCGAGTACGGTGTGAAGCGGGCGGACTCCAGCTCGCGGCCTCGGCGCTGGAGGACCTCGATGTAGCTCACGGCCTGCCGGTACGACGCCGCGTGCTCGCTGGGCGACGCCGCGCCGAGGTGTGCCTGGAGCGTCACATCGCCCAGATCCTGCAGGCGGAGCAGGCCGAGATCGCCGGCGTGATCGAGGATGGCCGGGACGGGCAGCGGTACCTGCCGCAGCAGTTCTGCCACGTTCACGAACGTGAGCTTCTCGTACTCGAACGGTGTGCCGTAGAGCGCGAGCACCGACGTGGTGCCGTCCTGGCCGATGACGCGGAAGTACCGGCGGTCCGACGCATCACCCGTCAGGGGAACGACCCGTGCAGCGTGGAGCGTCGCCCGTCGTCGTTCGAGATAGTGATCGATGGCTGGTGGAACCGGGACGTTCCCGGGATGTGCATCGAGGCTCATGGTCGCTGCGATCCTTGGCGTTGCCCGCCGGGCCGATCGCCGAACGGCACGACGAGCAGGTTCCCCACGATGTGGCTGCCGGCCTCGGTGACCGCTCCGTGGCGCGCGGCATCGCCGGCCAGGATGACGGAGTGCCGAGTCAGCGCGGTCCCGGCAGGCACCCGGACACCGTCGCCCACAGCGCACTCGGTCAGCGTCACGTCGTCCTCCACCGTGACATCGTCCCACAGAATCGAGCGGACGACACGCGCTGATTGCGCGACCGTACAGCGGCGGCCGACAAGCCGCGAGGGACCGCCCTCGCGGGCGGCAATGGCCAGCGACGTCGCGAGATAGTCGGCCGGCGTGCCGATGTCCTCGAACGACGCGTCGCATCTCAGCGCACGGACGCTGCCAGGCCGCCGGCGAATGAGGGCCGGGTAGAGCGCATTCACCGTTTCGGCAGGTTCATCGGGCGGAAGCGCGGAAAAGACGTCCGCCTCGACGACCTGCACCCCGATGTAGTGCCAGGACGGACGCGCGCTGCCGCGCCCCACGAAGCCGACGACGGATCCAGCCTCGTCCACC is part of the Vicinamibacterales bacterium genome and encodes:
- a CDS encoding sugar phosphate isomerase/epimerase family protein, which produces MRFGISTHLYHEWPLSQDHLREIAEFGFREVELFATIGHFDYRSETAAVQLGDWLRETGLKLHSVHAPIVEHRLNGQWGPPLSTAAGAEQVRVHAVAEAIAAVQLARSVPFKYLVVHLGIPDDLKPPHDANTRGAAERSIEEIVAAAAPLGVQVAVEVIPNKLSAASAIVRMLEEDLDLPSPGAGICLDLGHAFLMGDLTDAIEIVGGEIVTTHVHDNGGKQDDHLVPFDGRIDWPTALMSLQKVGYEGLILFEVANTSTPREVLERTVLVRRRFEEVVAAV
- a CDS encoding phosphotransferase, translating into MSLDAHPGNVPVPPAIDHYLERRRATLHAARVVPLTGDASDRRYFRVIGQDGTTSVLALYGTPFEYEKLTFVNVAELLRQVPLPVPAILDHAGDLGLLRLQDLGDVTLQAHLGAASPSEHAASYRQAVSYIEVLQRRGRELESARFTPYSLAFDVEKLTWELEFFVKHFIEAYRGLEVPTPTRTAIREEWKPIVDELAAEPQVLCHRDYHSRNLMPHQDELYIIDFQDARLGPDTYDLASLLRDSYVDFTEETVEDLVAFFLALRGRHGRDGEAGSFGAYQADFRRRFDLMALQRNLKALGTFGYQTTTRQNTVYIQYMPRTLRHVRRNLQRYPRFGRLRELLATFVEALA
- a CDS encoding NDP-sugar synthase is translated as MLPTLLLTAGLGTRLRPLSYVRAKPAVPVAGEVLVRRILMWLRAAGVRDVVLNLHYEPQSITAELGDGSDLGVTLRYSWENPVLGSAGGPRRARSLLAASRFLIVNGDTLTNLDIHTLAREHERTAARVTMAVVPNPAPDRYGGVLVDEAGSVVGFVGRGSARPSWHYIGVQVVEADVFSALPPDEPAETVNALYPALIRRRPGSVRALRCDASFEDIGTPADYLATSLAIAAREGGPSRLVGRRCTVAQSARVVRSILWDDVTVEDDVTLTECAVGDGVRVPAGTALTRHSVILAGDAARHGAVTEAGSHIVGNLLVVPFGDRPGGQRQGSQRP